One stretch of Helicobacter jaachi DNA includes these proteins:
- a CDS encoding FecCD family ABC transporter permease — MKQKNRYIIFILFVLGAYVIAVAVAMALGDEVWSIGRLFAVLCGGGEEVDRQILYDLRLPRIAMAILIGMLLASSGAVTQSIFANPIADPYIIGIASAASFGAVVAYILGLADFYFGIFGFVFCVVFSLVIFKLQKYANITTLLIIGIAISSFLGALTSLCIYYIGENSFKIVAWLMGYLGLASWDKVGLLLVPLVVCMGYFYAKRYEMNIILSGDEEARNLGVNAKVLKRNLLIASSLGVSFAVAFSGLIGFVGLVIPHIVRLLVKDYNNAIVLPLCTALGGVFLLCCDTLARSLLNVELPIGIITAFFGAPVFLYLALQTRRVSVGV, encoded by the coding sequence ATGAAACAAAAAAATCGATATATCATTTTTATCCTTTTTGTGCTTGGCGCGTATGTGATAGCTGTGGCTGTGGCAATGGCGCTAGGCGATGAGGTGTGGAGCATAGGAAGACTTTTTGCCGTGCTGTGCGGGGGTGGTGAGGAGGTAGATAGGCAGATTCTATATGATTTGCGCCTGCCGCGCATAGCCATGGCAATTCTTATTGGCATGCTGCTTGCCTCCTCTGGCGCAGTAACGCAAAGCATTTTTGCAAATCCTATTGCTGACCCCTATATCATAGGCATTGCTTCTGCGGCGAGCTTTGGCGCGGTAGTAGCCTATATCTTGGGGCTAGCGGATTTTTACTTTGGCATATTTGGCTTTGTATTTTGCGTAGTGTTTAGTCTAGTGATTTTTAAGCTACAAAAATATGCCAATATCACTACACTGCTCATCATTGGCATTGCGATTTCTTCGTTTCTTGGCGCGCTTACTTCGCTTTGTATCTACTACATTGGTGAGAATTCTTTTAAGATTGTGGCGTGGCTTATGGGGTATTTGGGGCTTGCCTCATGGGATAAGGTGGGCTTGCTGCTTGTGCCGCTTGTGGTGTGTATGGGCTATTTTTATGCTAAACGATATGAGATGAATATTATCCTTAGCGGCGATGAGGAGGCGCGCAATCTTGGCGTAAATGCCAAAGTGCTTAAGCGCAATCTGCTCATTGCCTCATCACTTGGTGTGAGCTTTGCGGTGGCATTTAGCGGGCTTATTGGCTTTGTGGGGCTTGTGATACCCCATATCGTGCGATTGCTTGTCAAAGACTATAATAACGCCATTGTGCTGCCCCTTTGCACGGCTTTAGGTGGGGTTTTCTTGCTCTGTTGTGATACCCTAGCGCGCAGTTTGCTTAATGTCGAGCTGCCCATTGGCATTATCACGGCATTTTTTGGTGCGCCTGTGTTTTTATACCTTGCCTTACAGACAAGGCGCGTTAGCGTGGGCGTATAA
- a CDS encoding cation:proton antiporter: MAVISGIVLSWLKIPTIIGYILTGVLSAYIFGFHLEDSLSSIAELGIVFLMFMIGLDFSFKSISAMKQEVLVFGGLQIGISIAFFFMACAYCLGFDFATSIIISSAVSLSSTAIVLKFLNETSQTKTPYGKASIGILIFQDIAVIPILLMIKLLSDKDSHLWALILTTLLSAIILLVVLVLPGRIVAKLFLRFSANMKTDEIFVGAVFLIVLGAAYISKSFGFSLTLGAFLAGMIISNTPYKYQVSSVIVHFRDMLLGVFFITVGMQVDVIFLFKYFLVIIVLVALMMGAKTLLIFVFLSFFKGQRVGLRVALSLSQIGEFSFAIFLLASQHKILNLNLDGGILKFIFGQAFFSHLTSQDIYQFLTLMVIFSMIATPFILDKLDKITDFLLACIGRINPFKKAQPQTEDESVQVYEREDMQGHIIVCGYGELGRNIVQYFQGCDATCIAVDKNYNRVEQGIKDNHNVLFGDVTHRYMLERLGVKECAAVIIAIDSMESIQAICQEILILAPLCKIILKTKNSAFAAQMKSQGIYGVVHERREIAKILSDLALQAIAETHIESKS; this comes from the coding sequence ATGGCTGTGATTTCAGGCATCGTGCTAAGCTGGCTTAAAATCCCAACTATCATCGGTTACATTCTCACAGGCGTGCTTAGTGCGTATATCTTTGGCTTTCATTTGGAGGATTCTCTAAGCAGTATTGCTGAACTTGGCATCGTGTTTTTGATGTTTATGATAGGACTTGATTTTAGTTTTAAAAGCATAAGCGCGATGAAGCAAGAAGTGCTGGTGTTTGGTGGATTGCAAATTGGCATTTCTATTGCCTTTTTCTTTATGGCGTGTGCGTATTGTTTGGGATTTGATTTTGCCACTTCTATTATTATTTCTAGTGCGGTAAGCCTTTCATCAACGGCAATTGTGCTTAAATTTTTAAATGAAACCTCGCAAACCAAAACGCCCTATGGCAAGGCTTCAATAGGCATTTTAATTTTCCAAGATATTGCAGTTATCCCTATTTTGCTTATGATTAAGCTTCTAAGCGATAAAGATTCTCACCTATGGGCGCTAATCCTTACTACATTGCTTTCAGCCATTATCCTTTTAGTCGTGCTTGTGCTGCCCGGACGCATTGTAGCAAAGCTCTTTTTGCGCTTTTCGGCAAATATGAAAACTGATGAAATTTTTGTAGGCGCAGTGTTTTTAATCGTGCTAGGAGCGGCATACATTAGCAAATCTTTTGGCTTTTCGCTCACACTTGGCGCATTTCTAGCAGGTATGATAATCTCAAACACACCCTATAAATATCAAGTTTCTTCCGTGATTGTGCATTTCCGCGATATGCTTTTGGGCGTATTTTTTATCACAGTTGGTATGCAAGTTGATGTGATATTTTTATTTAAATATTTCTTAGTCATTATTGTGCTTGTGGCGTTGATGATGGGGGCAAAGACTTTGCTTATTTTTGTATTTTTATCCTTTTTCAAAGGGCAGCGCGTAGGCTTGCGCGTGGCACTCTCGCTCTCACAAATTGGAGAATTTTCATTTGCTATATTTTTGCTCGCAAGCCAGCATAAGATTTTAAATCTTAACCTTGATGGCGGGATATTAAAATTTATTTTTGGGCAGGCATTTTTCTCCCATCTCACTTCGCAAGATATTTATCAATTCCTAACCCTTATGGTGATTTTTTCTATGATTGCTACGCCCTTTATCCTTGATAAACTCGATAAAATCACAGATTTTCTTCTTGCGTGTATAGGGCGGATTAATCCTTTTAAAAAAGCACAGCCGCAGACAGAAGATGAGAGCGTGCAGGTCTATGAGCGCGAGGATATGCAAGGGCATATTATTGTATGCGGCTATGGGGAGCTAGGGCGCAATATTGTGCAATATTTTCAGGGCTGTGATGCCACTTGTATCGCAGTGGATAAAAACTATAATCGCGTGGAGCAGGGTATTAAGGATAATCATAATGTGCTTTTTGGTGATGTAACGCACAGATATATGCTTGAGCGATTGGGTGTGAAAGAGTGTGCAGCAGTGATTATTGCCATAGATTCTATGGAGAGTATTCAGGCTATTTGTCAAGAAATTTTAATTCTAGCGCCTTTGTGCAAGATTATTCTTAAGACAAAAAATTCAGCCTTTGCCGCGCAGATGAAGTCTCAAGGCATTTATGGCGTGGTGCATGAGCGGCGCGAGATAGCAAAGATTCTAAGCGATTTAGCCCTGCAAGCCATAGCAGAGACGCATATAGAATCTAAAAGTTAA
- a CDS encoding EamA family transporter — translation MIDKLSVVITIIFALIFLGESLDTKGIIATILITAGVILMAI, via the coding sequence GTGATTGACAAGCTTAGCGTGGTTATTACTATAATTTTTGCGCTCATATTTTTGGGTGAGAGCCTCGATACAAAGGGCATCATCGCTACGATTTTAATCACTGCTGGCGTCATTCTCATGGCGATATAG
- the rpsB gene encoding 30S ribosomal protein S2: MVTMKDLLECGVHFGHQTRRWNPKMKKFIFGVRKNIHIIDLQKTLRYFRYTYNIVKEAASEGKVIMFVGTKKQASETLKQYAESVNVPYVNYRWLGGMLTNFSTIKKSVRKLEIIEEMESSGQIDLLTKKEKLMLQRKKEKLDKYLGGVRHMKKAPDMIFVIDAAKEKIAVAEARRLGIPVVAPLDTNCDPDMVDYPIPGNDDAIRSIQLFCKEMTEAILEGRAESKDEQNEQGELVEPATEAEKQEILEEVALEVAQDSIQEE; the protein is encoded by the coding sequence ATGGTAACTATGAAAGATTTACTTGAGTGCGGCGTGCATTTTGGACATCAAACGCGCCGTTGGAATCCAAAAATGAAAAAATTTATTTTTGGCGTTCGCAAAAATATCCACATTATCGATTTGCAAAAGACTTTGCGCTACTTCCGCTACACTTACAATATCGTTAAAGAAGCCGCGAGCGAGGGTAAAGTCATTATGTTTGTAGGGACAAAAAAGCAAGCGAGCGAGACATTAAAGCAATATGCAGAATCTGTGAATGTGCCTTATGTGAATTATCGCTGGCTAGGTGGAATGCTCACTAACTTTAGCACCATTAAAAAATCTGTGCGCAAGCTTGAGATTATCGAAGAGATGGAATCTAGCGGGCAGATTGACTTGCTCACCAAAAAAGAAAAATTAATGTTGCAGCGAAAAAAAGAAAAGCTTGATAAATATTTGGGCGGTGTGCGCCATATGAAAAAGGCTCCAGATATGATTTTTGTCATTGATGCAGCAAAAGAAAAGATTGCTGTAGCAGAGGCTAGAAGACTTGGAATCCCCGTTGTAGCGCCGCTTGATACTAACTGCGACCCCGATATGGTGGATTATCCCATTCCGGGCAATGATGATGCGATTCGCTCTATTCAGCTTTTCTGCAAGGAAATGACTGAAGCTATTTTAGAGGGGCGAGCGGAGAGCAAAGATGAGCAAAATGAGCAAGGTGAGCTAGTAGAGCCTGCAACAGAGGCAGAAAAGCAAGAAATCCTTGAAGAAGTAGCCCTTGAGGTTGCACAAGATTCCATACAGGAGGAATAA
- a CDS encoding metallophosphoesterase → MKLYIYKRFIRHSLLVRKWAFTKWIFIALLLLLAIGEISMFAVRDVHFSPSGFLLIGSCVIFTYCLFMACLCVDCVRILVRNGVPKSCCSPTSCCNQTQKVCLDSINPSQNALSASPKLQSASNASPLTPRRKFLQGMIDTSIALLFVCFSVQGFKNALTIPPVKEVRIKLAGLKKPKRIAMITDVHIGKTLGYAFLADVVAKINALKPDLVVIVGDLIDDKIENIKADLEPLKSLQSTEGVYYVAGNHEYYHGVEPILAHLQTLNLNILHNKHIELADLNLAGVSDLSAARFGYEEPNLAAAKAGLNTQKPSVLLVHQPKFVRQNDVSDFDLVLCGHTHAGQVFPLSFFVWLEQHYVHGLYKLPQHTQSTHTSQNIESKPRQTQLYVSSGVGFWGPAIRFLAPSEIVLLKLEGE, encoded by the coding sequence ATGAAGCTCTACATTTACAAGCGTTTTATTCGCCATAGCCTCCTTGTGCGCAAATGGGCATTTACAAAATGGATTTTTATCGCGCTGCTTTTGCTTTTGGCTATCGGGGAAATATCGATGTTTGCGGTAAGAGATGTGCATTTTAGCCCGAGCGGATTTTTGCTCATTGGCTCTTGCGTGATTTTTACTTATTGTTTGTTTATGGCGTGTTTGTGCGTGGATTGTGTGAGAATCTTAGTGCGCAATGGAGTGCCTAAATCCTGCTGCAGCCCCACTTCCTGCTGTAACCAAACTCAAAAAGTATGCCTAGATTCTATAAATCCCTCACAAAATGCTCTATCCGCTTCGCCCAAACTGCAAAGCGCTTCAAATGCCTCGCCACTCACGCCGCGCCGCAAATTTTTGCAAGGTATGATTGATACAAGCATTGCGCTTTTATTTGTGTGCTTTAGCGTGCAGGGTTTTAAGAATGCCCTCACTATCCCACCCGTGAAAGAAGTGCGCATAAAGCTAGCTGGCTTAAAAAAGCCAAAGCGCATAGCGATGATAACTGATGTGCATATTGGCAAAACTTTGGGATATGCTTTTCTTGCAGATGTGGTGGCAAAGATTAACGCCCTAAAGCCTGATTTGGTAGTAATTGTGGGGGATTTAATCGATGATAAGATAGAAAATATTAAAGCAGATTTAGAGCCGCTTAAATCCTTGCAAAGCACAGAAGGCGTGTATTATGTGGCGGGAAATCATGAATATTATCATGGCGTAGAGCCAATTTTGGCGCATCTGCAGACCTTAAATCTTAATATTTTGCACAATAAACATATTGAGCTAGCTGATTTAAACTTAGCAGGAGTGAGTGATTTAAGTGCCGCGCGCTTTGGGTATGAAGAGCCTAATTTAGCAGCGGCTAAAGCGGGTTTAAATACGCAAAAGCCAAGCGTGCTTTTAGTCCATCAGCCAAAATTTGTGCGACAAAATGATGTGAGTGATTTTGATTTAGTGCTATGCGGGCATACACACGCAGGACAGGTATTTCCGCTCTCATTTTTTGTGTGGCTTGAGCAACATTATGTGCATGGACTTTATAAACTCCCACAACATACACAATCTACGCACACATCTCAAAATATAGAATCTAAACCTCGCCAAACGCAGCTTTATGTAAGCAGCGGCGTGGGATTTTGGGGACCTGCGATACGATTTTTAGCTCCAAGTGAAATTGTGCTTTTAAAACTAGAGGGGGAATGA
- a CDS encoding sulfite exporter TauE/SafE family protein, with amino-acid sequence MSVAFLIILGCISGAAAGFFGIGGGVIIVPCLLLLGLDMEYAIGISIMQMVFSSTFGSIINIYQKKLAIQDGVFVGLGGLIGAAFSGIIVDSLSSQTLLLCFLLLSCVSFYKYIFDVKTTANPTPPITEPKKQKMLMIAAGFITGIFAVSLGIGGGLILAPILAYYLGFNSKKVVPISLFFIIFASISGSLSLAAHNLIDFKAGIILGIASMFGVAFGIYLISKITLKNHRYALIGIYAFSIALTLWKVAQTFHLI; translated from the coding sequence ATGAGTGTTGCATTTTTAATTATTTTAGGCTGCATAAGCGGAGCGGCGGCTGGATTTTTTGGTATAGGTGGAGGTGTTATCATCGTGCCTTGCTTGCTTTTGCTGGGATTAGATATGGAGTATGCCATTGGTATATCCATTATGCAAATGGTATTTTCCTCCACATTTGGCTCAATCATCAATATTTATCAAAAAAAGCTTGCCATACAAGATGGCGTATTTGTAGGTTTAGGAGGGCTTATAGGCGCGGCATTTAGCGGCATTATCGTAGATAGCCTCTCCTCTCAAACATTGCTTTTATGCTTTTTGCTGCTTTCTTGCGTGAGTTTTTATAAATATATCTTTGATGTGAAAACCACCGCAAACCCTACTCCGCCTATCACAGAGCCTAAAAAACAAAAAATGCTTATGATTGCAGCAGGCTTCATCACAGGCATTTTTGCTGTGAGCTTAGGCATAGGAGGAGGGCTTATTTTAGCGCCTATTTTGGCGTATTATTTGGGCTTTAATTCTAAAAAGGTGGTGCCTATTTCGCTCTTTTTTATCATTTTTGCTTCCATTTCTGGAAGTTTATCACTGGCTGCACATAATCTTATTGATTTTAAAGCGGGCATTATTTTAGGCATTGCCTCGATGTTTGGCGTGGCGTTTGGTATTTATCTTATAAGTAAAATCACGCTCAAAAATCACCGCTACGCGCTTATTGGCATATATGCGTTTTCTATTGCGCTCACATTGTGGAAAGTAGCGCAGACCTTTCATCTCATATAA
- a CDS encoding efflux RND transporter permease subunit, giving the protein MFSQFFIKRPAFSAVISIVIVIAGLLCMDNLPIEQYPKVTPPQVMVRVSYPGASAEVVSNSVMSVLESAINGVEDMIYMQTSANSSGESTISIFFKQEANPDMAVVNVNNRVQSAISQLPEEVQRLGIDVRKQSSAVAGFYQFYSTNPAHNQLFIANYLLLNVIDELNRISGIGDVQLWSLEKYAMRIWLNPASLQNHNLSPLEVIEKIRSQNAQFAPGKFGAEPINHSEFTYTITTKGLLSTPSEFENIIIKANDDGSTLRLKDIARVSLGAQDYVTDNYYDDMRSVPIRVSLQPGANMLEVSNAVDSVIESLSKKFPDGLQYAKPFAPTEFILASISEVKKTFFEAIILVVLVIYLFLGSFRAMIIPVIAIPVSLIGTFIGLYFLGFSINLLTLFGLILAIGIVVDDAIIVIENVERIMHEKGCDAKEATIESMKEISGAVVAIVLVIAAVFLPVSFISGFSGEIYRQFAITIVISVVISGLVALSLTPALCAMFLKPHSLHKSLPQKYILNPFNALFDKITHSFTRKVRTSIKRGSIMLVLMGAMLYLTYDLFQRTPKSLVPSEDMGFVFVHTILPEGASLNRTIEVQKELINVISQKPYIAAMQTISGYSFLAQGFKSNAGIGFHKLVPWHERDISDRQAIALLSDELSGNEKAHFVLTQAPTIIGLDSSGVNFFIQSKEGGSLNDLKKYTDLLIEKARNRPELRSVVTSFAADTPQYEARVNREKAAAMNVEINDVFNTMQVAFGSFYVNNFEAFNRTFRVIAQADSNYRSNPQNLSDIFVKSSSGALVPLSSLVSVERKIGAEIVNRFNQFPAAQVIGQLNFGYSSSDAMRAIEEVASEVLPSGYDIAFAGASYQERASSSSGGVAFAFGLLFVFLILVAQYEKWLLPLAVLSAVPFGVFGAIAFTYISGLENDVFFQVGLLVLIALSAKNAILIVEFAEQERHKIVDSIMRQGTPLSPLNTNGREAQTLEASSGWGIFKGEGATSQFKPLPLKEKNNLPMLQECSRDSTSLQNLDSKTMRKIIIESSVRAVKMRFRPIVMTSLAFTLGVLPLAFSSGAGALSRHAIATGVIGGMLAATFIAIFFIPIFYTHLATLSNWIKTKFHINI; this is encoded by the coding sequence ATGTTCTCGCAGTTTTTTATTAAAAGGCCGGCGTTTTCTGCCGTGATTAGCATTGTTATAGTGATTGCTGGGCTGCTTTGTATGGATAATCTGCCAATCGAGCAGTATCCAAAGGTTACGCCGCCGCAAGTGATGGTGCGCGTTAGCTATCCGGGCGCGTCTGCGGAGGTGGTTAGCAATAGCGTGATGAGTGTGCTAGAATCTGCCATAAATGGCGTAGAAGATATGATTTACATGCAAACAAGTGCCAATTCTAGCGGTGAATCGACTATTAGCATATTTTTTAAGCAAGAGGCAAATCCTGATATGGCGGTAGTAAATGTGAATAATCGCGTCCAATCCGCCATTTCACAGCTCCCAGAGGAAGTGCAGCGGCTTGGCATTGATGTGCGAAAGCAAAGCTCTGCAGTCGCCGGATTCTATCAATTTTACTCTACAAATCCCGCGCATAACCAGCTATTTATCGCAAATTACTTGCTTTTAAATGTGATTGATGAGCTAAATCGCATTAGTGGCATTGGCGATGTGCAGTTGTGGAGTCTTGAAAAATACGCAATGCGGATATGGCTAAATCCTGCGAGTTTGCAAAATCATAATTTATCGCCCTTAGAAGTTATAGAAAAGATAAGGTCGCAAAACGCCCAGTTCGCCCCGGGTAAGTTTGGTGCTGAGCCTATAAACCACAGCGAATTCACTTACACCATTACCACAAAGGGCTTACTAAGCACTCCAAGCGAGTTTGAAAACATAATTATAAAGGCAAATGATGATGGCTCTACTCTGCGGCTAAAAGACATTGCGCGAGTGAGTTTGGGCGCGCAAGATTATGTCACGGATAATTATTATGATGATATGCGCTCTGTCCCCATACGCGTATCTTTGCAGCCGGGTGCAAATATGCTAGAAGTAAGCAATGCGGTCGATAGCGTGATAGAATCTTTAAGCAAAAAATTCCCAGATGGACTGCAATATGCTAAGCCTTTTGCGCCAACAGAGTTTATTTTAGCCTCTATTAGCGAGGTGAAAAAGACATTTTTTGAGGCGATAATTTTGGTAGTTTTAGTAATTTATTTGTTTTTAGGCAGTTTTCGCGCTATGATAATACCAGTGATTGCCATACCAGTAAGCCTTATAGGCACTTTTATAGGGCTATATTTTTTGGGATTTTCTATCAATTTACTAACTTTATTTGGGCTTATTCTAGCCATTGGAATAGTCGTAGATGACGCAATTATAGTGATAGAAAATGTCGAGCGGATAATGCACGAAAAAGGCTGTGACGCAAAAGAAGCCACGATAGAATCTATGAAAGAGATTAGCGGTGCAGTCGTGGCTATCGTGCTAGTGATTGCGGCGGTATTTTTGCCTGTTAGTTTCATAAGCGGATTTAGCGGTGAGATTTATCGGCAGTTTGCCATTACCATTGTCATTTCTGTGGTAATTAGCGGGCTTGTGGCTTTGAGCCTTACACCTGCACTTTGTGCGATGTTTTTAAAGCCACATAGTTTGCATAAATCTCTCCCCCAAAAGTATATTTTAAATCCATTTAACGCCCTATTTGATAAAATCACGCATTCTTTCACTCGCAAAGTGCGAACTAGCATAAAACGTGGTAGCATTATGCTAGTGCTTATGGGCGCGATGCTGTATTTGACTTATGACTTATTCCAAAGGACGCCTAAAAGCCTTGTGCCTAGTGAAGACATGGGCTTTGTATTCGTGCATACGATTTTACCAGAGGGCGCTAGTCTAAATCGCACAATTGAAGTGCAAAAAGAGCTAATTAATGTGATTAGTCAAAAGCCCTATATTGCGGCAATGCAGACTATTTCAGGCTATAGTTTTCTAGCGCAGGGCTTTAAGTCAAATGCGGGCATTGGATTTCATAAGCTTGTGCCTTGGCATGAGCGCGATATTAGCGATAGGCAGGCGATTGCTTTGCTTAGTGATGAATTAAGTGGCAATGAAAAGGCGCATTTTGTGCTAACTCAAGCGCCAACGATAATAGGGCTAGATTCTAGCGGTGTGAATTTTTTTATACAAAGCAAAGAGGGCGGAAGTCTAAATGATTTAAAAAAATATACTGATTTGCTAATTGAAAAAGCGCGAAATCGCCCAGAATTGCGCAGTGTCGTAACGAGTTTTGCCGCTGATACGCCACAATATGAAGCGCGCGTAAATCGCGAAAAGGCAGCGGCTATGAATGTGGAGATAAACGATGTGTTTAATACCATGCAAGTGGCGTTTGGTAGCTTTTATGTGAATAATTTTGAGGCGTTTAATCGCACATTTAGAGTTATCGCACAAGCAGATTCTAACTATCGCTCAAATCCGCAAAATCTAAGCGATATTTTTGTGAAATCAAGCAGTGGCGCGCTTGTGCCTTTGAGTTCGCTTGTAAGCGTGGAGCGAAAGATTGGCGCAGAAATCGTAAATAGATTCAATCAATTCCCAGCCGCACAAGTGATAGGGCAGCTAAATTTTGGCTATTCAAGCAGCGATGCGATGAGAGCGATAGAAGAGGTCGCAAGCGAAGTGCTGCCTAGCGGCTATGACATCGCATTTGCGGGGGCGAGCTATCAAGAGCGCGCAAGCTCTAGCAGTGGCGGCGTGGCGTTTGCCTTTGGGCTTTTATTTGTGTTTTTGATTTTAGTGGCGCAATATGAGAAGTGGCTGCTGCCTTTAGCGGTGCTGTCTGCTGTGCCTTTTGGCGTGTTTGGGGCGATTGCATTTACTTATATTAGCGGACTTGAGAATGATGTGTTTTTTCAGGTGGGACTTTTAGTCTTAATCGCCTTATCCGCCAAAAACGCCATTTTAATCGTGGAATTCGCCGAGCAAGAAAGGCACAAAATTGTGGATTCTATCATGCGACAAGGCACGCCCTTGTCGCCATTAAATACCAATGGGCGCGAAGCGCAAACTTTGGAAGCGTCGTCGGGGTGGGGGATTTTTAAGGGGGAGGGAGCGACTTCGCAATTTAAGCCCCTCCCCCTTAAAGAAAAAAATAACTTACCAATGTTGCAAGAATGCTCTAGGGATTCTACTAGTTTGCAAAATCTAGATTCTAAAACTATGCGAAAAATCATTATAGAATCAAGTGTGCGAGCCGTAAAAATGCGCTTTCGCCCCATTGTAATGACTTCATTAGCATTCACTTTAGGCGTATTGCCTTTGGCTTTTTCAAGTGGCGCAGGCGCTTTGAGCAGGCATGCAATAGCCACAGGAGTAATCGGCGGAATGCTAGCTGCCACATTCATCGCCATATTTTTCATACCCATTTTCTACACACACCTCGCCACCCTTAGCAACTGGATAAAGACAAAATTTCACATAAACATATAG
- a CDS encoding HugZ family heme oxygenase — MNPQSIIQHMNDHHQAELIGLCKKYGEPSALINGEVQNAVLKGVDFEGLDIVYNDNVSLRVEFPQKASESTLKDAIIALCQWAEAPNASAVAQEIAEFKKTFGSIIIASIDKSDNALISYAPLIQIDNKAYIYISEVADHYQSISANPNKIEVMFLEDECKAKSVILRKRLKYRAHARFVERESQEFEHALNALESAMGGAGGVKTIRQMTDFHLVELQLGLGRFVKGFGQAYDILPSGEIKHVGGSGGNPHSKAPHGHGSPHGHGGHNPHKH; from the coding sequence ATGAATCCCCAGAGTATCATTCAGCATATGAACGACCATCACCAAGCCGAACTTATTGGGCTATGTAAAAAATATGGCGAGCCTAGCGCACTCATTAATGGAGAAGTGCAAAATGCTGTGCTTAAAGGTGTGGATTTTGAGGGCTTAGATATTGTGTATAATGATAATGTTTCTTTGCGTGTGGAGTTTCCGCAAAAAGCGAGTGAAAGCACACTCAAAGATGCAATTATCGCTCTATGCCAGTGGGCAGAAGCCCCCAATGCTAGCGCGGTAGCTCAAGAAATTGCAGAATTCAAAAAGACATTTGGTTCAATCATCATCGCTAGTATTGATAAAAGCGACAATGCACTTATCTCGTATGCACCGCTTATTCAAATTGATAATAAAGCCTATATTTACATAAGCGAAGTAGCCGACCACTATCAAAGCATTTCTGCAAATCCTAACAAAATTGAAGTGATGTTCCTTGAAGATGAGTGCAAGGCAAAGTCCGTTATCTTACGCAAACGCTTGAAATATCGTGCGCATGCACGCTTTGTCGAGCGAGAAAGTCAAGAATTTGAGCATGCGCTCAATGCTTTAGAATCTGCCATGGGTGGAGCTGGTGGGGTGAAAACCATTCGCCAAATGACAGACTTTCACCTTGTAGAGCTGCAGTTAGGTTTAGGTCGCTTTGTTAAAGGCTTTGGGCAGGCGTATGATATTCTGCCAAGTGGTGAAATTAAGCATGTGGGTGGCAGTGGGGGTAATCCACACTCTAAGGCACCTCATGGACATGGTTCGCCTCACGGGCATGGTGGGCATAATCCGCATAAGCACTAA
- the tsf gene encoding translation elongation factor Ts: MADIPAQLVKQLREMTDAGMMDCKKALVETNGDIDKAVEYLREKGLSKAAKKADRIASEGVVSVEVASDYSKASIIEINSETDFVAKNDTFKELVAKTAKIVYEHTLSSIESLHTMNVDSVKFEEYLQQNIAKIGENIVVRRVSSLKVQGSGIVNGYVHSNGRVGVLIGMKYTKDSSKSACVELAKNICMHAAAMKPQVLSYTELSNDFIQKEKVAIIAELKKENEEFARLGKPLHKIPEYISRSELTESVLRAQEEKLRADLKAQGKPEAIWDKILPGQMERFVADSTLLDQRMTLLGQFYVMDDKKTIAQVLEAKSKELNDNIEITEYVRFELGEGIEKKVEDFAAEVAAQMQ, from the coding sequence ATGGCAGATATTCCAGCACAGCTTGTAAAGCAACTCCGCGAAATGACCGACGCGGGTATGATGGACTGCAAAAAGGCGCTTGTAGAGACTAATGGCGATATTGACAAGGCTGTTGAGTATTTACGAGAAAAGGGCTTGAGCAAGGCTGCCAAAAAGGCTGATAGAATCGCAAGTGAAGGCGTTGTGAGCGTTGAGGTAGCAAGCGATTATAGCAAAGCAAGTATTATTGAGATTAACTCCGAAACAGATTTTGTGGCTAAAAATGACACCTTTAAAGAGCTTGTGGCAAAGACTGCAAAAATCGTTTATGAGCATACGCTCTCCAGTATAGAATCTTTGCATACGATGAATGTAGATTCTGTAAAGTTTGAGGAATATTTGCAGCAAAATATTGCTAAAATTGGTGAAAATATCGTGGTGCGACGCGTTTCTAGCCTCAAGGTGCAAGGCAGCGGTATAGTCAATGGCTATGTGCATTCAAATGGGCGCGTGGGCGTGCTTATTGGTATGAAATATACTAAAGATAGCTCAAAAAGTGCGTGCGTGGAGTTAGCTAAAAATATTTGTATGCATGCTGCAGCAATGAAGCCTCAAGTATTAAGCTACACCGAGCTTAGCAATGATTTTATCCAAAAAGAAAAGGTAGCCATTATCGCCGAGCTTAAAAAGGAAAATGAGGAATTTGCGCGGCTTGGTAAGCCATTGCACAAAATCCCTGAATATATTAGCCGCAGCGAGCTTACAGAATCTGTGTTGAGAGCACAAGAAGAAAAGCTACGAGCAGATTTAAAGGCGCAAGGCAAGCCAGAGGCGATTTGGGATAAGATTTTGCCCGGGCAAATGGAGCGATTTGTGGCAGATAGCACATTGCTTGACCAGAGAATGACGCTGCTTGGGCAATTTTATGTAATGGACGATAAGAAAACTATCGCTCAAGTGCTAGAGGCGAAATCTAAAGAGCTTAATGATAATATTGAAATCACCGAATATGTGCGCTTTGAGTTGGGTGAGGGCATTGAAAAAAAGGTGGAGGATTTTGCCGCTGAAGTGGCCGCACAAATGCAATAA